In the genome of Puntigrus tetrazona isolate hp1 chromosome 8, ASM1883169v1, whole genome shotgun sequence, the window ggtttatttattcatgtaaacaTTTCTTGACtctgttaaaacattaaaaatggacACCGCAGTTAATAACACCAAAAATAGAGGCCAACGTGATGCAAACCATGTGCCTTACAGCAACAAGCAAAAGTCTGTTCaccaggatggattctgattggctgccaatgtttttatcattcatgaGCTGGAAAAGTGATTACATTTACGTAATTTTCCTAAACGATGCTTAGAATCTCCAGTTTCCAGCGAATCTAGTCAAACCAGTGTATATTCTGTGCCGATAATCTAGTGTTAAacccattaaaatgtttttcaaaaaagcacatcatttaacatttctttcGTGACCGTCATTTGTCACTCCTCAAACTTGAAGTGCGTAGAAAACACGAAACTGATGACGTTAGCTGTATCAAAAACACTATTTGAATGGTTTCCTATGAAGAGCGGAGCAGAAGAGCATCCAATCAGAAGTTTAAATTCATAatcttttattgacaaaaaggTATATTCTTTTAGATTTAGACTTTAACTCGTTTTTGAAACGATATTGTTAACGTTACAGTTATCGTACTTGGTGTAAACCAGCAATAATGATGACAGGGACATCTCTTCGGTTCCCATTCATGTGCTCTGAACAGGCAGGACAGAGCCTTCCTGAATCTTCCGCAGTATCTCAGTCCTCAGGCTCTGATTGGTCACTTCGTGCCATCTGAAAGCAGCGCTCTCTGGTTTGGGTGGAAGGCTGAGACCaatctcctcctcttcctcattaTACTCCAGCAGCACCAGGGTGTTTAAACAGACCCCATCGGTTTGTCCGGGAGCTGTCCCGTTGTGCTGCACTCCCAGAATCCCACAGGTGTTCACGCTCAGCTGCTCGTGAATGGAGGGCATGCAGCTCTTCACCAGCGCTTTTGCGGTGAGCGTGAGAGTTTGTGCTTTGACTGAGGCCGCGACGGGAAGTTGGGAGTCGTCGGTCAGCAGCAGCCATATGCGCTCTTCATCGCCGTTTTCGAGGTTGGCGTCGCTGGAGGCGAAAGCGAGAAGAAGCCTTTGGCAGACGACGTCACAGGGGAAGCCAACAGGCTGTAAGCACGGGAACCAGGGGCTTTGGCGATACCTTAACCCAGCATCAATGAGGGTGAGAATGTCACGTTTACGGATATTCTTAGGCAGAGATTCGCGATCGTACCACTGAGCTTGCAGCGATTCGGCGTCTGCTTCTTCTGGCGTCTTCAGAGAGCCACCTGGTGGGTGGAAGAACAACGAGAGAACCGCTGAGCAACTGTGTGAGCGTTACATAAGAAGCAAGCCGGAAAAGCGTTCACACATCTAACCTGTTTTCTCTGCTAGAAAAGCAAAGCGGATCCAGCTTGGCCCTTTTTCTTGAATCTGCAGCAGCGTGATTGGCTGACAGTCTATTCCCGCCtcctctctcacctctctctttAGGGTCTCCTCGATACTTTCACCATCTTCCATACGACCTGCAGGGAGGTACCATGAACCAAAACACACCGTCTTTGCCTCTTGGATCATCAACACCTCgttctgtaaaacaaaaacacatgtgcGCGACTTAGTGGTTCAAAAATAAACCTGCATGCTTCTTGCGGAGGAACGTTGTTTTGTTA includes:
- the LOC122350834 gene encoding 8-oxo-dGDP phosphatase NUDT18-like isoform X2, whose amino-acid sequence is MPLSLEDKVERLLKGEGLEVTELHFAPEPRQPVTRKNTSFAVCAVIFNSRNEVLMIQEAKTVCFGSWYLPAGRMEDGESIEETLKREVREEAGIDCQPITLLQIQEKGPSWIRFAFLAEKTGGSLKTPEEADAESLQAQWYDRESLPKNIRKRDILTLIDAGLRYRQSPWFPCLQPVGFPCDVVCQRLLLAFASSDANLENGDEERIWLLLTDDSQLPVAASVKAQTLTLTAKALVKSCMPSIHEQLSVNTCGILGVQHNGTAPGQTDGVCLNTLVLLEYNEEEEEIGLSLPPKPESAAFRWHEVTNQSLRTEILRKIQEGSVLPVQST
- the LOC122350834 gene encoding 8-oxo-dGDP phosphatase NUDT18-like isoform X1: MCRVLQGGFAMPLSLEDKVERLLKGEGLEVTELHFAPEPRQPVTRKNTSFAVCAVIFNSRNEVLMIQEAKTVCFGSWYLPAGRMEDGESIEETLKREVREEAGIDCQPITLLQIQEKGPSWIRFAFLAEKTGGSLKTPEEADAESLQAQWYDRESLPKNIRKRDILTLIDAGLRYRQSPWFPCLQPVGFPCDVVCQRLLLAFASSDANLENGDEERIWLLLTDDSQLPVAASVKAQTLTLTAKALVKSCMPSIHEQLSVNTCGILGVQHNGTAPGQTDGVCLNTLVLLEYNEEEEEIGLSLPPKPESAAFRWHEVTNQSLRTEILRKIQEGSVLPVQST